From Methanocella paludicola SANAE, a single genomic window includes:
- a CDS encoding (5-formylfuran-3-yl)methyl phosphate synthase — translation MKLLVSPMNVQEAIAAEQGGADIIDVKNPKEGSLGANFPWVISQIKSHISKPLSATIGDFNFKPGTASLAALGAAVAGAQYIKVGLYDIHTPEQAYELLAGVTRAVRTFDAEKIVVASAYSDYERIGSISPFELPAAAKRADADVVMVDTGIKDGRSTFEFMGSEELKKFVDLAHENKLNCAIAGSIKLKDIAFLREISPDIIGVRGMVCGGDRTQAIRPELVAELKKQLA, via the coding sequence ATGAAGCTTTTAGTCAGCCCCATGAACGTTCAGGAGGCTATCGCGGCCGAGCAGGGCGGCGCCGACATCATCGACGTCAAGAACCCGAAGGAGGGCTCCCTCGGCGCCAACTTCCCGTGGGTCATCTCGCAAATAAAATCCCACATCAGCAAGCCGCTCAGCGCGACCATCGGCGACTTCAACTTCAAGCCGGGCACGGCGTCCCTGGCGGCGCTCGGGGCGGCGGTGGCCGGAGCGCAGTACATCAAGGTGGGGCTGTACGACATTCACACGCCCGAGCAGGCGTACGAGCTTCTCGCGGGCGTTACCCGGGCGGTCCGCACCTTCGACGCCGAGAAGATCGTCGTCGCATCCGCTTACTCCGACTACGAGCGCATCGGCTCCATCAGTCCCTTTGAGCTGCCCGCCGCGGCGAAGAGGGCTGACGCCGACGTGGTCATGGTGGACACTGGCATCAAGGACGGCAGGTCCACGTTCGAGTTCATGGGCAGCGAGGAGCTGAAAAAATTCGTCGACCTGGCGCACGAGAACAAGCTGAATTGCGCCATCGCCGGCTCCATTAAACTTAAGGACATCGCCTTTCTCAGGGAGATCAGCCCCGACATCATCGGCGTGAGAGGCATGGTCTGCGGCGGGGACCGCACCCAGGCCATACGCCCCGAGCTCGTGGCCGAGCTCAAGAAACAGCTCGCATAA
- a CDS encoding OB-fold nucleic acid binding domain-containing protein, translated as MSDVLEVYEKLNGKITQKEFKKLVDEKMDIMGGLCDEHTAALLVAHDLGIEGVNAIKIKEITLDKKNVQFIAKVTGASDVRKFSRNDGSEGRVCNLTVADETGEVTLVLWDELADAVMTGDIKEGDVLKISGYVKEGQRGMEVSIGKGGGIQKDESTKITVKDPMIPIKGVQMGNGNVCVRAMILSKQEPRSFNRKDGSKGSVQGVMIGDESGKIRLTVWDNKLKDVEALNPGDSIEVLHAYTRESMGGVEIQVGNRGIVRRSDKKVEYEEPVSKIGDIEADKSYNVKGVVTGIDGVREFTTKDGKLGRLCGVHLSDDTGRVRVVFWGEHANFAEALSVGDKILVTDAQAKLNFRQELELSANWRSAVRKIE; from the coding sequence ATGTCCGACGTGCTTGAAGTCTATGAAAAACTGAACGGGAAGATCACCCAGAAAGAGTTCAAAAAGTTAGTGGACGAGAAGATGGATATCATGGGCGGCCTCTGCGACGAGCACACCGCCGCGTTGCTCGTGGCCCACGACCTGGGCATCGAGGGCGTCAACGCCATAAAGATAAAAGAGATCACGCTCGACAAGAAGAACGTCCAGTTCATCGCGAAGGTGACCGGGGCGTCCGACGTCAGGAAGTTCAGCCGCAACGACGGCTCCGAGGGCCGGGTATGTAACCTCACCGTCGCCGACGAGACGGGCGAGGTCACGTTAGTCCTGTGGGACGAGCTGGCCGATGCCGTGATGACCGGCGACATAAAAGAAGGCGACGTGCTCAAGATCAGCGGCTACGTGAAGGAAGGCCAGCGGGGCATGGAGGTCAGCATCGGCAAGGGCGGCGGCATCCAGAAGGACGAGAGTACGAAGATAACCGTCAAGGACCCGATGATCCCAATCAAGGGCGTCCAGATGGGCAACGGCAACGTGTGCGTCCGCGCCATGATACTGTCGAAGCAGGAGCCCCGCTCCTTCAACCGGAAGGACGGCTCGAAGGGCTCGGTCCAGGGCGTCATGATCGGGGACGAGTCGGGCAAGATCAGGCTTACCGTATGGGATAACAAGCTCAAGGACGTGGAGGCCCTCAACCCGGGCGACTCCATCGAGGTTTTACACGCCTACACCCGGGAGTCCATGGGCGGCGTGGAGATCCAGGTCGGGAACCGGGGCATTGTCCGCAGGTCCGACAAGAAAGTGGAGTACGAGGAGCCCGTGTCGAAGATCGGCGACATCGAGGCCGATAAGTCCTACAACGTCAAAGGGGTCGTGACCGGCATCGACGGCGTCCGGGAGTTCACCACCAAGGACGGCAAGCTCGGCCGGCTCTGCGGCGTCCACCTATCGGACGATACGGGCAGGGTCCGCGTGGTATTCTGGGGCGAGCACGCGAACTTCGCGGAGGCGCTCTCCGTCGGCGATAAGATATTAGTCACGGACGCCCAGGCGAAGCTGAACTTCAGGCAGGAGCTCGAGCTGTCCGCGAACTGGCGGAGCGCGGTCAGGAAGATCGAATAA
- a CDS encoding 3-isopropylmalate dehydratase large subunit — MSNDLTITEKIFSRASGRPVKAGDFVMASIDRAMTHDITGPLAVEGFYEIMRDEKEKKVWDPGKIIILFDHQVPADSLNAAKNHILLRKFAKDQKIKHFYDLHEGICHQVMPEKGHVLPGQLVVGSDSHTCAYGAVGAFGTGIGSTDMAAVFALGRLWFRVPETIRFEVDGKLGDRVYSKDIILKLIGDVGADGARYKACEYAGDAIRSLDMSQRMTISNMAIEMGGKAGIIEPDRTTEAYVRQRSKGFKLDRGLKSDKGAEYSEVREYDAGELEPQVACPHNVDNVVDVGKVEGKKIDQVFLGSCTNGRFEDLKTAAEVMDGRPVAKGVRMIVIPASHTEYMKVLKAGLVEEFMNAGALVESPCCGPCMGGSFGLLGPGEVGLSTSNRNFKGRQGSPEAFVYLCSPATAAASAIKGKIADPRSV, encoded by the coding sequence ATGTCGAATGACCTCACCATAACGGAAAAGATCTTTAGCAGGGCGTCCGGCAGGCCCGTGAAAGCGGGCGATTTCGTAATGGCATCCATCGACAGGGCGATGACCCATGACATAACGGGTCCTCTCGCGGTCGAGGGCTTCTACGAGATCATGCGGGACGAGAAGGAGAAAAAGGTGTGGGACCCCGGTAAGATCATTATCTTATTTGACCACCAGGTCCCGGCCGACTCGCTCAACGCCGCTAAGAACCACATTTTACTGAGGAAGTTCGCAAAGGACCAGAAGATAAAGCACTTTTACGACTTACACGAAGGCATCTGCCACCAGGTCATGCCCGAGAAGGGGCACGTCCTGCCCGGCCAGCTCGTAGTCGGCTCTGACTCCCATACCTGCGCCTACGGCGCGGTCGGGGCGTTCGGCACCGGCATCGGCTCAACGGACATGGCGGCCGTGTTCGCGCTGGGCAGGCTTTGGTTCAGGGTGCCGGAGACCATAAGGTTCGAGGTCGACGGCAAGCTCGGCGATAGAGTTTATTCCAAAGATATCATCCTCAAGCTGATCGGGGACGTCGGGGCCGACGGCGCACGCTACAAGGCCTGCGAGTATGCCGGGGACGCCATAAGGAGCCTGGACATGTCCCAGCGCATGACCATCAGCAACATGGCCATCGAGATGGGCGGCAAGGCGGGCATCATCGAGCCCGACCGCACGACCGAGGCATACGTCAGGCAGCGCTCTAAAGGCTTTAAGCTGGATAGGGGCCTGAAGAGCGATAAGGGCGCGGAGTACTCCGAGGTCAGGGAGTACGATGCCGGCGAGCTCGAGCCCCAGGTCGCATGCCCCCACAACGTCGACAACGTGGTCGACGTGGGCAAGGTCGAGGGGAAGAAGATCGACCAGGTCTTCCTGGGGTCGTGCACCAACGGCAGGTTCGAGGACCTGAAAACAGCGGCGGAGGTCATGGACGGCAGGCCCGTGGCGAAGGGCGTCCGCATGATCGTCATACCGGCATCGCACACGGAGTACATGAAGGTGCTCAAGGCGGGGCTCGTGGAGGAGTTCATGAACGCCGGGGCGCTGGTGGAGTCGCCGTGCTGCGGCCCGTGCATGGGAGGCTCGTTCGGCCTGCTCGGTCCGGGAGAGGTGGGCCTGTCCACGTCCAACCGTAATTTCAAGGGGAGGCAGGGCAGCCCGGAGGCGTTCGTGTACCTGTGCAGCCCGGCAACGGCGGCGGCCTCCGCGATAAAAGGAAAGATCGCCGACCCGAGGAGCGTGTGA
- a CDS encoding 3-isopropylmalate dehydratase small subunit, producing MARKTTKKTVVENRRELSRAWKFGDDVDTDAIIPGRFLIINDAKELAKHAFEGVRPDFRPSPGDVVVAGENFGCGSSREHAPLALKGAGIKCVIAKSFARIFFRNSVNIGLPMLECEDAGRISDGDVLEVEGDVIRNLTKGETYRTAPLPEFLEEIVRAGGLIEYAREIVAKEHKK from the coding sequence ATGGCCCGCAAGACGACGAAGAAAACGGTAGTCGAGAACAGGAGGGAGCTTTCGAGGGCCTGGAAGTTCGGGGACGACGTCGACACCGACGCCATCATACCCGGAAGGTTCCTCATCATCAACGATGCGAAGGAGCTGGCAAAGCACGCCTTTGAGGGCGTCAGGCCGGACTTCAGGCCGTCGCCCGGGGACGTCGTGGTGGCCGGGGAGAACTTCGGCTGCGGCTCGTCGAGGGAGCACGCGCCCCTGGCGCTCAAGGGGGCGGGGATCAAGTGCGTAATAGCGAAGTCCTTCGCCCGCATCTTCTTCAGGAACTCCGTCAACATCGGCCTCCCCATGCTGGAGTGCGAGGACGCCGGCCGGATATCCGACGGGGACGTCCTGGAGGTCGAGGGGGACGTCATCAGGAACCTCACGAAGGGCGAGACGTATCGCACTGCCCCCCTCCCGGAGTTTCTGGAGGAGATCGTGAGGGCCGGGGGGCTCATCGAGTACGCCCGGGAGATCGTTGCGAAGGAGCACAAAAAATAG
- a CDS encoding isocitrate/isopropylmalate dehydrogenase family protein, which translates to MTTYKIPVIPGDGIGPEVIAEGKKAIDAAGEVYGYDVEWLELPLGADHYLKTGETVSEDTLKELGRHRAFFLGALGDERKVKTGILEKGVLLRLRFHFDQYINLRPVKLMEGVETPIKNKTAKDIDFFVVRENTEDFYAGIGGRCTKGLTSQHLKLLREAYSVKFDLDVLTDSDEIGYQIGVISKEGTRRIMDYSFKLAQQRNKHLSSVDKANVMTDIYGLWRETFQEVGRNYPDVRTDFNFVDAVTMWFVKNPEFFDVIVAPNMFGDIITDLGAMIQGGLGLAPGGNVNPEGTSMFEPMGGSAPKYKGLDKVNPIATIWAGALMMDHLGEKEAAKGILSAIEANLREGRVRTYDLGGSSRTSDVGSDVARIIKMQGRN; encoded by the coding sequence ATGACAACTTACAAGATACCGGTGATCCCCGGGGACGGCATCGGCCCGGAGGTCATCGCCGAGGGTAAAAAGGCCATAGATGCGGCCGGAGAGGTATACGGCTACGACGTGGAGTGGCTGGAGCTGCCCCTGGGCGCGGACCACTACCTGAAGACGGGCGAGACCGTGTCCGAGGACACGCTCAAGGAGCTTGGCAGGCACAGGGCATTCTTCCTGGGCGCGCTTGGCGACGAGCGCAAGGTGAAGACGGGCATCCTCGAAAAGGGCGTCCTGCTGAGGCTGAGGTTCCACTTCGACCAGTACATCAACCTGAGGCCTGTAAAGCTCATGGAGGGCGTGGAGACGCCCATAAAAAATAAAACGGCGAAGGACATCGACTTCTTCGTGGTGAGGGAGAACACCGAGGACTTTTACGCCGGCATCGGGGGCCGGTGTACGAAGGGCCTCACCAGCCAGCACCTTAAATTATTAAGAGAGGCGTACAGCGTGAAGTTCGACCTGGACGTGCTCACGGACAGCGACGAGATCGGCTACCAGATCGGGGTGATAAGCAAGGAGGGCACCAGGCGCATCATGGACTACTCCTTCAAGCTGGCGCAGCAGCGTAACAAGCATCTATCCAGCGTCGACAAGGCCAACGTCATGACGGACATCTACGGCCTGTGGCGGGAGACCTTCCAGGAAGTCGGCCGGAACTACCCGGACGTGAGGACGGACTTCAACTTCGTGGACGCAGTGACCATGTGGTTCGTCAAGAACCCGGAGTTCTTCGACGTGATCGTCGCCCCCAACATGTTCGGGGACATCATCACCGACCTCGGGGCCATGATCCAGGGCGGCCTGGGCCTGGCGCCGGGAGGGAACGTCAACCCGGAGGGCACCAGCATGTTCGAGCCCATGGGTGGGTCCGCCCCGAAGTACAAGGGCCTCGACAAGGTGAACCCGATAGCGACGATATGGGCCGGGGCGCTCATGATGGACCACCTGGGGGAGAAGGAAGCCGCAAAGGGCATCCTTTCTGCGATCGAGGCCAACCTCCGGGAGGGCAGGGTCCGGACGTACGACCTTGGCGGATCCTCCAGGACGTCCGACGTGGGCTCCGACGTCGCCCGGATCATAAAAATGCAGGGGCGCAATTAA
- a CDS encoding winged helix-turn-helix domain-containing protein, which yields MRKDRIEERIAGIERDMKELRSEVRQEIMSMSSELKEAQLALVEDMMCDIQDTMSVGYRQIAYELSISGAEKRFREQMSYDCPPGDNREECIDHFVCDHLRKGIVSLDAAPPGMEGEARKSIIDQDDRESETFKGTPCEYCQGIYVSERDRLLEMGEKFSAYRKSLYVKRSRPYYKQLPDDLTVSELIEPLSHRARFVMLKNLTSGSMSFRDLGDVTGYGGGHLIYHLNKLVSAGLVSKEDSGLYAITDRGIDVMEVIRKMYGGPSTRF from the coding sequence ATGAGAAAGGACAGGATCGAGGAGCGCATCGCCGGCATCGAGCGGGACATGAAAGAGCTTCGCTCGGAGGTCAGGCAGGAGATCATGTCCATGTCCTCCGAGCTAAAAGAGGCCCAGCTGGCGCTCGTAGAGGATATGATGTGCGACATCCAGGACACCATGTCGGTCGGATACCGCCAGATCGCCTACGAGCTCAGCATCTCCGGGGCCGAAAAGAGGTTCAGGGAACAGATGTCGTACGACTGCCCCCCGGGCGATAACAGGGAGGAATGCATCGACCATTTCGTCTGCGATCACCTGCGCAAGGGCATCGTAAGCCTGGACGCCGCCCCGCCCGGTATGGAGGGCGAGGCCAGGAAGTCGATCATCGACCAGGACGACAGGGAGAGCGAGACGTTCAAGGGCACGCCCTGTGAATACTGCCAGGGCATCTACGTCTCCGAGAGGGACAGGCTGCTGGAGATGGGCGAGAAGTTCTCGGCTTACAGGAAGAGCCTTTATGTTAAGCGCAGCCGGCCGTACTATAAGCAGCTTCCGGACGACCTTACCGTGTCCGAGCTCATCGAGCCGCTGTCCCATAGGGCCAGGTTCGTCATGCTGAAAAACCTAACATCGGGGAGCATGTCGTTCAGGGACCTCGGGGATGTGACCGGCTACGGGGGAGGCCACCTCATATACCATCTGAACAAGCTCGTGTCGGCGGGCCTGGTCTCGAAGGAGGACAGCGGGCTTTACGCGATCACCGACAGGGGCATCGACGTGATGGAGGTCATCCGGAAAATGTACGGCGGGCCATCAACACGTTTTTAA
- a CDS encoding DUF2225 domain-containing protein: MTTLQAHKLTCPLCGNAFDSKLVTSTDSFGRHHSDLYKESEGEQPVCYFVHTCPKCGYSGYEGDFGPQRFDQAFRDQVEKLITPEVKDRQIETNGNFYLAALCADWRGAPPYVVGRIFHMGAWCYRMKGDWDREVYYLQEALTHFEMALRRDDTPKEARAVYTYLVGDIYRRLHDPERAKEYYRKVEKELNEHGGEARIGEFARRQLESPSDYF; this comes from the coding sequence ATGACCACCCTACAGGCCCACAAGCTCACATGCCCGCTCTGCGGCAACGCGTTCGACTCTAAGCTCGTCACGTCCACCGACTCCTTCGGCAGGCACCACTCCGACCTCTACAAGGAGTCGGAGGGCGAGCAGCCCGTGTGCTACTTCGTCCACACGTGCCCGAAGTGCGGATACTCGGGCTACGAGGGAGACTTCGGGCCCCAGAGGTTCGACCAGGCCTTCCGGGACCAGGTGGAGAAGCTCATCACTCCCGAAGTGAAGGACAGGCAGATAGAGACCAACGGCAACTTTTACCTCGCGGCGCTCTGCGCCGACTGGCGGGGCGCGCCCCCCTACGTCGTGGGCAGGATATTCCACATGGGCGCCTGGTGTTACCGGATGAAGGGCGACTGGGACCGGGAGGTCTACTACCTCCAGGAGGCCCTTACGCATTTCGAGATGGCGCTGAGGCGGGACGACACGCCGAAGGAGGCCCGCGCGGTCTACACGTACCTGGTCGGCGACATCTACCGGCGCCTGCACGACCCGGAGAGGGCGAAAGAGTATTACCGTAAGGTGGAAAAGGAGCTGAATGAGCACGGCGGCGAGGCCAGGATAGGCGAGTTCGCCCGGCGGCAGCTCGAGAGCCCCTCGGATTACTTTTAG
- a CDS encoding ferritin-like domain-containing protein, translating to MKAEEAKKILSLAIDREVEAYTFYRTVADKAKDKAMKSIFDELAGEEKKHREFLQAFLAKEGKGLKFDATKKDYKIVEALPTPPLSPDLKPTEGLIIAIRKELEAMQMYTQLANASSDTEQQFLFQQLANMEKTHKARLEDIYTDMAFPESW from the coding sequence ATGAAGGCGGAAGAAGCAAAAAAGATATTATCGTTAGCTATTGACAGGGAAGTCGAAGCCTACACGTTCTACCGGACGGTGGCGGACAAGGCTAAGGACAAGGCAATGAAGAGCATTTTCGACGAGCTCGCCGGGGAAGAGAAGAAGCACCGCGAGTTCCTGCAGGCATTCCTCGCGAAGGAAGGTAAGGGCCTGAAGTTCGATGCGACGAAGAAGGACTACAAGATCGTCGAGGCGCTCCCGACCCCGCCCCTATCGCCGGACCTGAAGCCGACCGAGGGCCTCATCATCGCCATCCGTAAGGAGCTCGAGGCCATGCAGATGTACACTCAGCTCGCAAACGCCTCCAGCGACACGGAGCAGCAGTTCCTGTTCCAGCAGCTGGCCAACATGGAGAAGACCCACAAGGCGCGGCTCGAGGACATCTACACCGACATGGCATTCCCCGAGTCCTGGTAA
- a CDS encoding transposase: MKSLESVYNNYGGLPPDSFFQFFKYSMDDVIRGADWFFECQAKLVDLHGCAIAIDLNDVEHWGVEDEYVHPKKGLNKNTYVLRYAVASLVDESRKLALACMPVTTNDKLSDIVRVLLEKTMSHVLVDVVLFDRGFYNATILKTVDDLGMQFVIPLRKSMTSDNVWEESKKRGEYKLRYTVKGETDQVRAWLYLEEKKKEKKEDGRKEKGKRKGRNKSKKKREREYVGVISNMDVCPELVQNFMDWYFVRNNVETGFKEKNQYKIRTCSTDKAYRYLIYCISLYLMNLVQVVRMVNNTFFRNDEMKKLVKQLLRLEGSLIGEHRLSRTLIVIA, from the coding sequence ATGAAGAGCCTGGAATCTGTGTATAACAATTACGGGGGGCTCCCTCCGGACAGTTTCTTCCAGTTTTTCAAGTACTCCATGGACGATGTGATACGGGGAGCTGACTGGTTCTTCGAGTGTCAGGCCAAATTGGTGGACCTGCATGGCTGTGCTATTGCCATCGACTTGAACGATGTGGAGCACTGGGGAGTGGAGGACGAGTACGTGCACCCTAAAAAGGGCCTTAACAAGAACACGTACGTCCTCCGGTACGCCGTGGCCTCCCTTGTAGACGAGAGCCGCAAGCTCGCTCTGGCATGTATGCCCGTCACTACGAACGATAAACTCTCGGACATTGTACGAGTCCTCCTTGAAAAGACAATGAGCCATGTCCTGGTTGACGTCGTCCTGTTCGACCGGGGATTCTACAATGCCACCATCCTCAAAACCGTGGATGACTTGGGCATGCAATTCGTGATCCCCCTCAGGAAAAGCATGACATCGGACAATGTCTGGGAGGAATCGAAAAAACGGGGAGAATACAAATTACGGTATACAGTAAAGGGCGAAACAGACCAGGTACGGGCATGGCTATACCTCGAAGAGAAAAAGAAAGAGAAAAAAGAGGATGGTAGAAAAGAAAAGGGCAAAAGAAAGGGACGGAACAAGAGCAAGAAGAAGCGAGAAAGGGAGTACGTGGGAGTGATCAGCAATATGGACGTGTGCCCGGAACTGGTCCAGAATTTCATGGACTGGTACTTCGTAAGGAACAACGTGGAAACAGGTTTTAAAGAGAAGAACCAGTACAAGATACGAACATGCAGCACCGACAAAGCCTACCGATACCTTATCTATTGCATCAGCCTTTACCTGATGAACCTCGTACAGGTCGTAAGAATGGTTAACAACACCTTTTTCAGGAACGACGAGATGAAAAAACTCGTAAAACAATTACTGAGACTTGAAGGATCGCTGATAGGAGAGCACAGGCTCTCAAGAACCCTGATAGTGATTGCTTAG
- a CDS encoding DNA-directed DNA polymerase II small subunit — protein MDGIEIVKALASKGYMVEPDALDALGRDPDPGILDRLVSGLDPSALTVTRDDVARSLRAGNIAEQTARKPALRILSDITNNSTCIGDYDEFVGYFRDRYGRLGDMMRHRISARPIESIKKKGFSRGEKSEVAVIGMVSDVRDTANGNRLVELEDRTGSMGVLISKDKDFFDSPLLLDEVVGVSGTVKEGGLLMASGVIYPDVPNTNVPRRSDEPAAVALISDVHIGSNTFLEDPWMRFIDWLNGDSDAHHDLASRLKYVVVAGDMVDGIGVYPGQEKELHIADVYDQYRKAAEYFDQFPRHLKIVIAPGNHDAVRQAEPQPALPEEVRRMFRHPNVTFAGNPSAVEMEGVRLLIYHGRSLDDLVSNLPGASYSKPEKAMAELLKRRHLSPIYGGKVMIAPEAKDHFVIDPLPDIMHSGHVHTVGVCRYRGVTLVNSGTWQSQTDFQKRMNIQPDPARIPIVDLQNGDVKIVDFGE, from the coding sequence ATGGACGGCATTGAGATCGTAAAAGCGCTCGCGTCGAAGGGGTACATGGTCGAGCCCGACGCCCTGGACGCGCTTGGCAGGGACCCTGACCCCGGGATACTGGACAGGCTGGTGTCCGGCCTCGACCCCTCCGCCCTCACCGTCACCAGGGACGACGTGGCCCGCTCGCTACGAGCGGGCAACATCGCGGAGCAGACAGCCCGCAAGCCGGCGCTCAGGATCCTGTCGGATATCACCAATAATTCCACCTGTATCGGCGACTACGACGAGTTCGTCGGGTACTTCAGGGACCGGTACGGGCGGCTGGGCGATATGATGCGCCACCGCATCAGCGCCCGCCCGATCGAGAGCATCAAAAAGAAGGGCTTTTCCCGGGGCGAGAAGTCGGAGGTGGCCGTCATCGGCATGGTGTCGGACGTCCGGGACACGGCGAACGGCAACCGCCTGGTCGAGCTGGAGGACCGAACGGGCTCGATGGGCGTGCTCATCTCCAAGGATAAGGACTTCTTCGACTCGCCATTGTTATTAGACGAGGTGGTCGGGGTCTCGGGGACCGTGAAGGAAGGCGGGCTGCTCATGGCCAGCGGGGTCATATACCCGGACGTGCCCAACACCAACGTGCCCAGGCGCTCCGACGAGCCCGCGGCCGTCGCGCTCATCTCGGACGTGCACATCGGCAGCAACACTTTTCTCGAGGACCCGTGGATGCGGTTCATCGACTGGCTGAACGGCGACTCCGACGCCCACCACGACCTGGCGTCGAGGCTGAAGTACGTCGTGGTGGCCGGGGACATGGTGGACGGCATCGGCGTGTACCCGGGCCAGGAGAAGGAGCTCCACATCGCGGACGTCTACGACCAGTACAGGAAGGCCGCCGAGTACTTCGACCAGTTCCCCCGGCACCTGAAGATCGTCATCGCCCCGGGGAACCACGACGCCGTGAGGCAGGCCGAGCCCCAGCCCGCCCTGCCTGAGGAGGTCCGGAGGATGTTCAGGCACCCGAACGTCACGTTCGCCGGCAACCCTTCTGCAGTGGAAATGGAGGGGGTCAGGCTGCTCATCTACCACGGCCGGTCTTTAGACGATCTGGTGTCGAACCTGCCCGGCGCCTCGTACTCGAAGCCCGAGAAGGCCATGGCCGAATTACTGAAGCGCCGCCACCTCTCGCCCATATACGGCGGCAAGGTGATGATCGCCCCCGAGGCGAAGGACCACTTCGTCATCGATCCGCTCCCCGACATCATGCACAGCGGCCACGTGCACACCGTGGGCGTATGCCGCTACAGGGGCGTCACATTAGTCAATTCGGGCACCTGGCAATCCCAGACCGACTTCCAGAAGCGGATGAACATCCAGCCGGACCCCGCCCGCATCCCCATCGTTGACCTGCAGAACGGTGACGTCAAGATCGTGGACTTCGGGGAATGA
- a CDS encoding S26 family signal peptidase, translating to MSLATKDTVHKFMKSDNFWISLLRETLYALAAVGAIALVLYLYAGAWPPMVSVDGLSMYPNMHDGDLIIIQSIEKSPIVTYGAAGGYSSFGDAGDVIVYQPFGRRDMTPVIHRALYYVNASEPMWEGGIKAPNSGYITKGDNNFLFDQSSGVSPNTPVKEDWILGVAKLRIPYLGYVRSIFSFIH from the coding sequence TTGAGCCTGGCCACAAAGGATACCGTTCACAAGTTCATGAAGAGCGACAACTTCTGGATCTCGCTGTTGAGGGAGACGCTGTACGCCCTCGCGGCGGTCGGGGCCATCGCGCTGGTCCTGTATTTATATGCGGGCGCCTGGCCCCCCATGGTGAGCGTGGACGGCCTGAGCATGTACCCCAACATGCACGACGGCGACCTGATAATAATCCAGAGCATCGAGAAGTCCCCCATCGTCACCTATGGCGCCGCCGGGGGCTACTCATCGTTCGGCGACGCCGGAGACGTCATCGTGTACCAGCCCTTCGGCCGCAGGGACATGACGCCCGTGATCCACCGGGCCCTGTACTACGTGAACGCCTCGGAGCCCATGTGGGAGGGAGGAATAAAAGCCCCCAATTCGGGATACATCACCAAGGGCGACAATAACTTTTTATTCGACCAGAGCAGCGGCGTCTCCCCGAACACCCCCGTCAAGGAGGACTGGATCCTGGGCGTGGCGAAACTGCGCATCCCCTACCTGGGCTACGTGAGGAGCATATTCTCCTTCATACACTGA